AATATACCAGGAAGCGTTGTAAGCTGAACATATGGAAATATGTTATTGGCATTATCAACCCCAGGAAGTTAGTTACTTTGTTGACTGTAAGatctgtgaaaaaaaaaccatgacaAGACATCATTTTGTAAAAGTCAACATTACGCCAGGAATTATATTAAAGACATTTCAAATGCTTTGGGCGCTGGACATTCATTTCATATCACTTAACTTTTGCACTGttgtcagaaaaaaatgaaacacatCGATTGCACCTTGATTGTTCGTTCAGTGGAACAGAAAAGCCTATGGGTTTTAGtagatatgaatatttattagatgcataTTCAATAGTCATGACTCCTTATAACTTGTTTCcctcagataaatagtcataaATAAAGGTTCAATTTGCTGGTTTTTTTTGGAAACCGAacgaaaattatgtgatgtgaaaccactctaaaaaaaatactgaaagtttgtgaaaatacttttatttcctggtTTGGCGTTCCCCTTTTAACAAATATATGAAGTGGCGATactgaaaatgtatatttttttcttgatattACTCTACCAAAAAATGGTTACTACTTAAGATTTCTTCCCAACATCTTTCTCCCTTCTAGGATATCCTTGCCCACTGTAAAATATTCTGATTGTAATATCGCTCTCTCTGAATGTTTCTATTTCTTATTGAATCAGACAGTGATGGATGTGGCAATAACAACACGCAAACACCAATTGAACCTTTTATTTCAAACTCATGGCATTTAGAAATGAAAGTTGATGATACAGACCGTTCGGCAAAAGTTACCATCTATGCTTGCCTGTGGTATTTTAGTAACATTATCTTTAGTAATGGAATAGCGTTTCCATGGTGACGACTTGATACCTAAAgatgttaattaattaattattcaaacaaTTCATTAATCAGTTAATTAACAgatgcatatttatttatttctcttttcttttttttctaaagatattaattaattaataaaacaatccATTATTCAATTAATTAACAGATGCATATTACTTATTTCTCTTTTCTCTTTCCTTTACAGCTTTGTAcgtatatcacacacaaaaatggAAACGAAAATCGTTATAGCTGTTGCCTTGGTTACTTTAGCATCGCTGATTCTGGTGATCGAAGGTTGTGATGGACCAAATTGTTTTAACCCACAGTGGAAGAAAGACGCGGAATCACGTTTCTACGATGAAGACACCAAAGATCTTCTAGCACAGGAACGAGAAAGAGAACTAAAACTTAGAGAAGCAGTGAAAACCTTCTTCGAGCTTTTGATTCCAGAATCAAAAGAATACCGTGACAGAAGAGCCCCATACAAGACCAGAAACGCAGACGACAAGAGACGAGGTTTTGGTAGCCGTATTATCACACTGAAGAAGAGTGCAGACACTCAATAACTCAGCTATGTATGAATAACCCTAGCTGTCTGTAACACCAGGCTCGAAGCTTGTGGCCAACCCCAAAAAAGAGAAGTTTTCACTCACTATGCACCAAATTTTCCACACGATTTAACGCGTCGTCATTACCATTGTCTTGTGTTCAATAACGTTCACGAacgaagtaaaaaaaaaaccagcacAGCCGTCACATACCAGTCTCTTTCCCGAAGTCCTCGAACATATCAACGAATGTCGTGTTCTG
The nucleotide sequence above comes from Glandiceps talaboti chromosome 10, keGlaTala1.1, whole genome shotgun sequence. Encoded proteins:
- the LOC144441115 gene encoding uncharacterized protein LOC144441115 — translated: METKIVIAVALVTLASLILVIEGCDGPNCFNPQWKKDAESRFYDEDTKDLLAQERERELKLREAVKTFFELLIPESKEYRDRRAPYKTRNADDKRRGFGSRIITLKKSADTQ